The following are from one region of the Macrobrachium nipponense isolate FS-2020 chromosome 21, ASM1510439v2, whole genome shotgun sequence genome:
- the LOC135197469 gene encoding uncharacterized protein LOC135197469, translated as MSAIRSAFLLTAVHIFSFCALCAVSVGDYHALRVMSGKNTSYDNIERVVELHKVGKRNREIAEITGVIEKTVSRLLQKRHQAGSGDNIPEHKHGGGRSLKIPTKTLRLLRHQLDLNPSITAKKLKEKNPKLLRNMSVRTIQRNIQKRLEYSKVKARVKPLMTAKQHRHRVQFAKDHKDWDLVQWHKVLWTNEATFSVSENKGTKVWKSRTLSACDPQLTVTSVKHPPYLMVWGSFGYGGLGNLVMLPRCQTLNSERYIKLLKDNLAVFRQNRL; from the coding sequence ATGTCAGCCATAAGGAGTGCATTTCTTTTGACGGCGGTCCACATATTTAGTTTTTGTGCTTTGTGTGCAGTGAGTGTTGGCGACTACCACGCCCTTAGAGTGATGTCTGGTAAAAATACCAGCTATGATAATATTGAGAGAGTTGTTGAACTACATAAAGTTGGTAAAAGAAACCGAGAAATTGCAGAAATTACTGGTGTTATTGAGAAGACAGTGTCGCGACTACTCCAAAAACGGCATCAGGCTGGATCTGGCGATAACATTCCCGAACACAAACATGGCGGGGGTAGGTCTTTGAAGATTCCTACGAAGACTTTAAGGCTTTTAAGGCATCAGTTGGACCTTAATCCCTCAATTACTGcaaagaaattgaaagaaaagaaccCTAAGCTCCTTAGAAATATGTCTGTAAGGACAATTCAGCGCAACATCCAGAAGCGTCTAGAATATTCCAAGGTGAAAGCGCGAGTCAAGCCCCTCATGACTGCTAAGCAACATCGCCATCGTGTTCAATTTGCCAAGGACCATAAGGACTGGGACCTTGTACAGTGGCATAAGGTCCTTTGGACTAATGAAGCAACGTTCAGCGTCAGTGAGAACAAGGGCACGAAGGTTTGGAAGTCACGCACTTTGTCAGCGTGTGACCCGCAGCTGACTGTGACCAGCGTTAAGCATCCACCCTACCTCATGGTGTGGGGCTCCTTTGGCTACGGTGGACTAGGGAATCTTGTCATGCTTCCTAGATGCCAAACGCTTAATTCTGAGCGTTATATTAAACTGCTAAAGGACAATTTAGCAGTCTTTCGCCAAAACCGGCTGTGA